Proteins encoded together in one Kutzneria kofuensis window:
- a CDS encoding zinc-dependent metalloprotease: MTDLPFGFNPSPNPDDRGEGSSGGGNTPPGGMPPGGVPFDIGQLGQMLSQLGQMLSQAQTSGGGGPVNYDLAKQIAVQQLAQSGGTAGADQSGAVADAVHLAEMWLDPVTTLPAGARVAKAWSATDWVNETLPTWQRLFDPVAQRVSGAWVDALPEEAKAAAGPMLAMVGQMGGMAFGSQLGNALAQLAAEVLTSTEVGLPLGPEGTAALLPANIEKFTGGLERPASEVMVFLAAREAAHQRLFAHVPWLRQRLLATVEEFARGIKVDTAALEQLATQIDPSNPASIEDAMRSGLLEPQTTPEQKAALTRLETLLALVEGWVDIVVADAVGERLPGAEALRETLRRRRASGGPAEQTFATLVGLELRPRRLRAAAALWRLVGDQHGIERRDGIWAHPDLIPTGEDLDDPMEFADRLGAGAELGDDPIAELERTEREEKERGESGPDES, encoded by the coding sequence ATGACCGATCTGCCGTTCGGGTTCAATCCGTCACCGAACCCTGACGACCGCGGCGAGGGCTCCTCCGGAGGCGGCAACACACCGCCCGGGGGCATGCCTCCCGGGGGCGTCCCCTTCGACATCGGCCAGCTCGGCCAGATGCTCAGCCAGCTGGGCCAGATGCTCAGCCAGGCGCAGACATCGGGCGGCGGAGGGCCGGTCAACTACGACCTTGCCAAGCAGATCGCGGTGCAGCAGCTCGCCCAGTCCGGTGGCACCGCGGGCGCCGACCAGTCCGGGGCCGTCGCCGACGCCGTGCACCTGGCCGAGATGTGGCTCGACCCGGTGACCACGCTGCCGGCCGGCGCGCGCGTCGCCAAGGCGTGGTCGGCCACGGACTGGGTGAACGAGACGCTGCCCACCTGGCAGCGGCTGTTCGACCCGGTGGCGCAGCGGGTGTCCGGCGCCTGGGTCGACGCGCTGCCCGAGGAGGCCAAGGCCGCCGCCGGGCCGATGCTGGCGATGGTCGGCCAGATGGGCGGCATGGCGTTCGGCTCGCAGCTGGGCAACGCCCTCGCGCAGCTGGCCGCCGAGGTCCTCACCTCCACCGAGGTCGGCCTGCCGCTCGGCCCCGAGGGCACGGCCGCGCTGCTGCCCGCCAACATCGAGAAGTTCACCGGCGGGCTGGAGCGCCCCGCCAGCGAGGTCATGGTCTTCCTGGCCGCCCGCGAGGCCGCCCACCAGCGGCTGTTCGCCCACGTCCCGTGGCTGCGCCAGCGCCTGCTGGCCACCGTCGAGGAGTTCGCCCGGGGCATCAAGGTCGACACCGCCGCGCTGGAGCAGCTGGCCACGCAGATCGATCCCAGCAACCCCGCGAGCATCGAGGACGCCATGCGGTCCGGCCTGCTCGAACCGCAGACGACCCCCGAGCAGAAGGCCGCGCTGACCCGGCTGGAGACCCTGCTCGCCCTCGTCGAGGGGTGGGTGGACATTGTCGTCGCCGACGCCGTCGGCGAGCGTCTCCCCGGCGCCGAGGCCCTTCGCGAGACGCTGCGTCGCCGCCGGGCCAGCGGCGGTCCCGCCGAGCAGACCTTCGCCACCCTCGTCGGCCTCGAACTCCGCCCCCGTCGCCTCCGCGCCGCCGCTGCCCTCTGGCGTCTCGTCGGCGACCAGCACGGCATCGAACGCCGCGACGGCATCTGGGCCCACCCGGACCTCATCCCCACCGGCGAGGACCTCGACGATCCCATGGAGTTCGCCGACCGCCTCGGCGCTGGCGCCGAGCTCGGTGACGACCCGATCGCCGAACTCGAGCGCACCGAGCGTGAGGAGAAGGAGCGGGGCGAGAGCGGCCCCGACGAGAGCTGA
- a CDS encoding ABC1 kinase family protein produces the protein MTEIPRNAVQRTAKLASLPIGVAGRVVGGWGKRLIGQSAEEVSSQLNAKTAEQLFAVLGQLKGGAMKFGQALSVFEAAVPDELAAPYRDALTKLQAAAPPLEARSVHRVLAEQLGASWAKRFKEFDDVPAAAASIGQVHRAIWHDGREVAVKVQYPGADEALLSDLKQLQRFSRLFQALVPGAEIKPLLAELRERMVEELDYRTEASHQRAFAKAFDGDEHVLVPKVVASAPMVVVSEWVTGRPLASIIRDGEQETRDHAGTLLSEFHFSSPAKTGLLHADPHPGNFMLMPDGRLCVIDFGAAARLPDGLPRTLGLMTRLSLEHRSEELLDLLRAEHFVRPDSEVAPDDVVAYLGPFVEPLRTERFKFTRKWLQQQAERIGDLRGQDFRTGRSLNLPPQYLLIHRVTMGATGILCQLGAEVPARAIVSRWQPGFAD, from the coding sequence GTGACCGAGATCCCGCGCAACGCCGTCCAGCGGACCGCGAAGCTAGCCAGTCTCCCGATCGGGGTAGCCGGTCGGGTGGTCGGCGGCTGGGGCAAGCGGCTGATCGGCCAGAGCGCCGAGGAGGTCAGCTCGCAGCTGAACGCCAAGACGGCCGAACAGCTGTTCGCGGTGCTGGGGCAGCTCAAGGGCGGCGCGATGAAGTTCGGCCAGGCGCTGAGCGTGTTCGAGGCCGCGGTGCCGGACGAGCTGGCCGCGCCGTACCGGGACGCGCTGACCAAGCTGCAGGCCGCCGCGCCGCCGCTGGAGGCGCGCAGCGTGCACCGCGTGCTCGCCGAACAGCTCGGCGCCTCGTGGGCCAAGCGGTTCAAGGAGTTCGACGACGTGCCGGCCGCCGCGGCCAGCATCGGGCAGGTGCACCGGGCGATCTGGCACGACGGCCGCGAGGTCGCGGTCAAGGTGCAGTACCCGGGAGCGGACGAGGCGCTGCTGTCGGACCTGAAGCAGTTGCAGCGGTTCAGCCGGCTGTTCCAGGCGCTGGTGCCCGGCGCCGAGATCAAGCCGCTGCTGGCCGAGCTGCGCGAGCGCATGGTCGAGGAGCTGGACTACCGGACCGAGGCGTCCCACCAGCGCGCCTTCGCCAAGGCCTTCGACGGCGACGAGCACGTCCTGGTGCCGAAGGTGGTGGCCAGCGCGCCGATGGTGGTCGTCTCCGAGTGGGTGACCGGCCGGCCGCTGGCGTCGATCATCCGTGACGGCGAGCAGGAGACCCGCGACCACGCCGGCACGCTGCTGTCGGAGTTCCACTTCTCGTCGCCGGCCAAGACCGGGCTGCTGCACGCCGACCCGCACCCGGGCAACTTCATGCTGATGCCGGACGGCCGGCTGTGCGTGATCGACTTCGGTGCCGCCGCCCGGCTGCCCGACGGCCTGCCGCGCACCCTGGGGCTGATGACCCGGCTGTCGCTGGAGCACCGCTCCGAGGAGCTGCTCGACCTGCTGCGCGCCGAGCACTTCGTGCGGCCGGACAGCGAGGTCGCGCCGGACGACGTCGTCGCTTACCTCGGGCCCTTCGTCGAGCCCCTGCGGACCGAGCGCTTCAAGTTCACCCGCAAGTGGCTGCAGCAGCAGGCGGAACGGATCGGCGACCTGCGCGGCCAGGACTTCCGCACCGGACGGTCGCTGAACCTGCCGCCGCAGTACCTGCTCATCCATCGGGTGACGATGGGCGCGACCGGCATCCTGTGCCAGCTCGGCGCCGAGGTGCCGGCGCGGGCGATCGTCTCGAGGTGGCAGCCGGGCTTCGCGGACTGA
- a CDS encoding TOMM precursor leader peptide-binding protein encodes MDQTQPVDQTQPAVELPRRPRVLPGLAVLRRGDHEVQIGIDPRHGVLLDGMSEDLIEMLPAMNGHATVPELLDRFSDERSRQAAMVLLTSLADAGLLDDASPPDGDTGPHTPARLSADATAWALRTGYPRRRLALNRQQAAVAVRGEGRLGVAVACLLAAAGVGWVDFGALGKVRAEDTGTGYLDTDVDRPRQEAGLAAIHRSVCTARTGTLPPSRKPDLAVLTDLVVPSPSMIAPLHAEGVPYMLVRMRDGTGVVGPLIVPGRSSCPNCMDLQRTDLDPTWPRLALQLAGRLQPGELAATQAAAGFAAAQALLTLDWWLTGVGTPALWNTSLEIDTVTGTVTSRPWEPHPDCRCGAARAEEASV; translated from the coding sequence ATGGACCAGACGCAGCCAGTGGACCAGACGCAGCCGGCCGTGGAACTGCCCCGCCGGCCCCGCGTGCTGCCCGGCCTGGCCGTGCTGCGGCGCGGCGACCACGAGGTGCAGATCGGCATCGATCCCCGGCATGGCGTGCTGCTGGACGGCATGTCCGAGGACCTCATCGAGATGCTGCCGGCGATGAACGGCCACGCGACGGTGCCGGAGCTGCTGGACCGGTTCTCCGACGAGCGGTCGCGGCAGGCGGCGATGGTGCTGCTGACCTCGTTGGCCGACGCCGGCCTGCTCGACGACGCGTCCCCACCGGACGGCGACACCGGTCCGCACACGCCGGCCCGGCTGTCCGCGGACGCGACGGCGTGGGCGCTGCGGACCGGCTACCCACGGCGTCGGCTGGCGCTCAACCGGCAGCAGGCCGCCGTCGCCGTGCGCGGCGAGGGCCGGCTCGGAGTGGCCGTCGCGTGCCTGCTCGCGGCGGCCGGCGTCGGCTGGGTCGACTTCGGCGCGCTGGGCAAGGTGCGGGCCGAGGACACCGGCACCGGATACCTCGACACCGATGTGGACAGGCCACGGCAGGAGGCCGGCCTCGCCGCCATCCACCGCTCCGTCTGCACCGCTCGGACCGGCACGCTGCCGCCGTCCCGAAAGCCGGACCTGGCCGTGCTCACCGACCTCGTGGTGCCGTCGCCGAGCATGATCGCCCCGCTGCACGCCGAGGGCGTGCCGTACATGCTGGTACGGATGCGGGACGGCACCGGCGTGGTCGGCCCGCTGATCGTCCCCGGCCGGTCGAGTTGCCCGAACTGCATGGACCTGCAGCGCACCGACCTGGACCCGACGTGGCCGCGGCTGGCCCTGCAGCTCGCCGGCCGACTGCAGCCCGGCGAGCTGGCCGCCACTCAGGCGGCCGCCGGCTTCGCCGCGGCGCAGGCGCTGCTGACGTTGGACTGGTGGCTGACCGGCGTGGGCACTCCAGCACTGTGGAACACCAGCCTGGAGATCGACACCGTGACCGGCACGGTGACGTCGAGGCCGTGGGAGCCGCACCCCGACTGCCGCTGCGGCGCGGCCAGGGCGGAGGAGGCTAGCGTGTAG
- a CDS encoding M48 metallopeptidase family protein, whose amino-acid sequence MADPQVEVRRSRRRRRTVTAYREGDTVIVLLPAQMTRAEEEHWVAEMLARLQRSETRRRSPARTSDEALLTRCAELSARHLGNRAVPKSVRWVPPMRTRWASCTPADGTIRVSERLREVPSWVLDYVLVHELTHLLVPGHGPNFWKLVRDYPRTDRAVGYLEGLSAAAGWGITEED is encoded by the coding sequence GTGGCTGATCCACAGGTGGAGGTTCGCCGCAGCCGGCGACGTCGTCGCACGGTGACGGCATATCGGGAGGGTGACACGGTCATCGTGTTGCTCCCGGCCCAGATGACCAGGGCCGAAGAGGAACACTGGGTGGCTGAGATGCTGGCCCGCCTGCAGCGGAGCGAGACCCGCCGCAGGTCGCCGGCGCGCACCTCGGACGAGGCGCTGCTGACGAGGTGCGCCGAGCTGTCGGCGCGACATCTGGGCAACCGTGCGGTGCCCAAGAGCGTGCGGTGGGTGCCGCCGATGCGGACGCGCTGGGCGTCCTGCACGCCGGCGGACGGCACGATCCGGGTGAGCGAGCGGCTGCGTGAGGTGCCGTCGTGGGTACTCGACTACGTGCTGGTGCACGAGCTGACGCACCTGTTGGTGCCCGGGCACGGGCCCAACTTCTGGAAGCTGGTGCGTGACTATCCACGTACCGATCGAGCGGTCGGCTACCTGGAGGGCCTGTCGGCGGCGGCGGGCTGGGGCATCACCGAGGAGGACTGA